CCCGGGAGTGCTGGGTCATCAGGCCTCTGCGGAGGAAGATTCCTTTGTTGATGGATTGCTGGATTGCCCACACTACACTCGTCCTGAGGTGTTAGAAGGGATGGAAGTACCGCCAGTCTTGCTGTCGGGTAACCATGCCGAGATTCGTCGCTGGCGCTTAAAGCAGTCGCTGGGCCGTACCTGGCTTAGAAGACCTGAACTTCTAGAAAGCCTAGCTCTGACTGACGAGCAAATGGTGTTGCTGGCTGAGTTCCAACGGGAACACAAGCCCTGAAGCAACAGAACTATGAAAGGAGTGTTGTGCCGCGTGCCAACTTCCTGATATATCAGTTTACCTAGGGTAAGAGACTTATTATGAGCAATATTATCAAGCAAATCGAACAAGAGCAGATGAAGCAAGACGTACCTGCATTCCGTCCGGGTGATTCCGTGGAAGTTAAGGTATGGGTTGTTGAAGGTTCTAAAAAGCGTCTGCAGGCATTCGAGGGCGTGGTTATCGCTATTCGTAACCGCGGTCTGCATTCTGCGTTCACCGTTCGTAAAATTTCCAACGGCGAAGGTGTTGAGCGTGTATTCCAAACTCACTCCCCAGTAATCGACAGCATTACTGTGAAACGTCGTGGTGCCGTTCGTCAAGCGAAACTGTACTATCTGCGTGAGCGTACTGGTAAGTCTGCTCGTATCAAAGAGCGTCTTAACCGCACTAATACTAACTAAGATACAGCTCAGGCTTCATCCAAAAGTTAATAGTTATGAAGGGGTTAGCCATGTGCTAACCCCTTTTTTATTCCTATACTCGTCATATTTCAAATTGCATATGCGTTAGCTGCCTTGGTGCAACTCGAATTATTTAGGGTATAGAAGATAAATAGAAGGGATATCAGAGGGAATTAGCGTGGCATCACACCACGCTATAGATAATGATTAGAGGCCGTAAACCAGAGTTACCGATGTTGTGGTATCCGTATTTTTTGGTGCGCTGGCAGGTGGCTTAGTGTTGTAGGTCACGACATAGGCTAAGCGCAAGGCGAAGCTTTTATTAATAGCCACGTTCAATGCCGTTTCTGAGTTCAACGTCGTTTCTTCGTTTGCCAGAGCTGAAACGCCTTCACTGAACACTGTGTTGTCGGTTAACTGATAAGTATAGTTACCGCCAGCATAGGCTAAGGCTTTCGTCGCACGCCCACCTTCATAAAACTCATCATGGCGAACACCTGGACCAAATTCCACCCGCAGATTATGCAGTGGTGTGGTCATAATCTGACGACCATAACCCGTGGTTAAAACTGAGCGGGAATCAAAACCGTTATAGCGGTCATTCAACCAGCTGGCTTGTCCAAACAGGTAATTTCGATCAGTCAAATTATAGCGAGTACGGCCACCTAACTGATAACGTTCGGAAGAGCGTTCATTGTTGGCGCTGGTATTACGGGCTGCCCCCCACAAGCTATAAGCGGTGTTAGGCTGGAACCAGGTTAACGTTGAGTTGGCAGTCAATGTTGAGTTAGTGGTATTGCCTGACTGGGCGGTATAGCCTGCTTCAACGGTACCATCGAAGCTCTTTTTGGCTGTGGCTGGATCGTCTAAGGCAGTAAAAACAGTCGCGTCAGCAATAACTGAGGTGCTGATGAGAGATAAAGCGAGTGTGCTGATATAGAACGGCAACGCCCTGGTATGACGCAAAGAAAACATAATAGGTCCATGGTGAAGAAAATGATTTTTGTGATGCGGCACGCATTGTAGCAGTTGTGATCCTACTTACTCAGAAGATATTTCGGATTGAATAATTAATTATAATAAGACGGATTTTTTGATGAGTTCATTCTTAAAATGTAATAAACAGCAAAAATCTGCACTTGGATACAAACAAAAGAAATAAATGAAAGGGCCAGAATTGCTCTGACCCCTAATTTAGTACTTACCCGTTTTTACATAAAAGTGGTGACTAACACGTAGCCGGTGATGCATGAACAGATAACACCGATAAGGCCTGGAATAATAAAGCTGTGGTTAATAATAAATTTGCCAATTTTGGTAGTGCCTGAGCGGTCAAAACCGATACAAGCCAGATCACTCGGATAGGTTGGCAGAACAAAGTAGCCATAAGCCGCAGGGAAAAAGGCTATTAGCATTTTAGGATCAACACCCAACTGCAATCCCATTGGTGCAATGGCAGTAAGCGCTGCGGCCTGGCTATTAACCAATTTTGAAACCAGGAATAGAACAATGGCGTAGGTCCACGGATGACCTTTCACCACATCTTCCAGCACGAGTTTCAGATCCCCCATATGGGCCTGGAAGAAGGTATCACTCATCCAGGCAACACCAAATACTGAGAATATGGCGACCATACCGGCTTTGAATACTGCGCCGTTAGAGATATCGCTGGGTTTAACTTTACAACCAATCAGAATAACGGCACCGGCAATCAGCATCATCATCTGAATAACCAGATTCATTGATAATGACTGCATTTTGCCTTTAACTTCAAAAGCAGGGCGCAGGTCTGCAAACGCACCGAGTAATACCACTAACGCGATAGCAACGAAAAATATCCCGGTCGACCAATAAGCTTGTTTCGGGAAAACCTGATTTAACAAAGTATCTGTTGAGCCATAGATAAAGTCGCGCTGTTCAGGGTCTTTGATTCTTGCCTGGAAATCTGGGTCTTTATCCAGATCTTTACCGCGGCGTAGGCTCCACAATGCAGCCATCAAAACACCAACTAAAGAAGCGGGGACTGATACGGCCAGAATCTCCAGAATACTATAAGCCTGACCTATACCGTGATTAGCACCAATAATTGATACTAATGACACCACCGCGACCGATACTGGGGAGGCTGTAATTGCCATTTGCGAGGCAACTGATGCCACCGCCATTGGCCGCTCCGGGCGGATACCTTTTTTAATGGCAATATCGGAAATAATAGGGAACATGGTATAAACAACATGTCCGGTGCCACATAAAAAGGTTAATGACCACGTTGTAAAGGGTGCTAATAGCGTAATGTGCTGAGGATGTTTTCGTAATAATCGTTCAGCAAATTGCATCATTACATTTAAGCCACCGGCAGTTTGTAATACAGCAGCACAACCGATAACGGCTAATATTGTCAGCATCACATCGACAGGGGGTTTACCTGGTTCGAGGCCAAAGATAAAGGTCAGAATAAATAAGCCAATACCACTTATTAACCCCAGCCCCATGCCCCCATAGCGTGTCCCAACTAGCAGACAGAGAATTATAATTATAAATTGTAGTGTTATCATAATATTACCTTGCTTCCAACATGAATGAAATTCCGTTGTATTTAGCCGGTTTTAAGCAATGGACATGGCTCTTACTCATTTTTATCTATCAGAGCACAGGTGAATTGATTAAAACCTTGCTAATATCAAGGCTATATTGTTTAGTTATGTAATTAATTAAATCTGAGATCTGTCTCTGTTTTTATATCAGATCTGACTTTTCTAATTAATTAAAGTGGAATTGGCTGACGTTAATAGAATATAAGATTCGGTTGTGAAAATAATGTATTAATATTGTTTTAAATAAATTCATTAATAGCACAATGGCGCAACATATAAACATATTCCAGGCTGAAATAGTCGCTAGTTAATTCCCAACTTCTCCTTTAGGAGTTTTAAGTAACGTCGACTCACAGGAATATGTTTACCACTGCGGGTAATAACTTCGGCAGAACCGTTATCCATCAGTTGTATCTCGCCCAGCTGTTCAGTATTAACCATATATTGGCGATGGCAGCGGACAAAAGGAGTTTTCTCTTCCAGCGTTTTGAGTGATAGCTGGGTATAACCCGATTGTATGGTTCCGACTACATGCACACCGCTCAGCTCAGAGCTGAGATATTCCACTTCCTCAATTTTCAGCAAAAAAATACGGTTATGACCAGAGCAAGGAATATGGCGTAGCATCGGTTCTGTGATTTTATGTAAATTATTATTTACACTAAAGCTTCTTCTTAGGCGAACGAGCGTTTTGGCTAACCGTTGCTGGTCGAGCGGTTTTAACAGATAGTCAAAGGCATGCTCTTCAAAAGCACGGATAGCATATTCATCGTAGGCGGTAACGAACACGATCTGCGGCATCTTTTCTGGATTGAGCATCGAAGCCAACTCCAGACCATTAATTCTCGGCATTTGGATATCGAGAAATATCACATCGGGTTGCAGGCGTTGGATTGCGGGGATAGCTTCCAAGGCGTTGCTACATTCGGCGACGATCTCAATATCATGTTCTTCACTTAATCTCTCGCGTAAATCTTCACGCGCAGGTTGTTCATCGTCGACGATGATGACTCTTAACATACGGCCTCCACAAATTTTCCGCATTTTATCATGGCCTCAGGGGCAGGTTAGGAGCATCTGCAGAAACTGCGACTTACCGCAAAAGTCAGAACAAAATATGCCTGTAAATATGCGGGTAATTATTTATTTACACATATGGATTGAAATGTTTACACATCGTGATATTGTGGTGGCCTCAAACGACAAACACGCTAAACGACATCCGCTAAACAGAGACAGGTAAAGAATATGATCATGCAAAAAGATGCGCTCAATAATGTCCACATCAGTGCCGAACAAGTACTGATAACGCCGGAAGAACTGAAAAATCAGTTTCCATTGAGCGACAATGATCAGTATGCGATTGCTAGCGCGCGCAAAACCATTGCTGACATTGTTCAAGGACGAGATCCTCGCTTATTAGTGGTATGTGGTCCCTGTTCTATTCACGATGTAGATGCGGCTCTGGATTATGCGCGTCGTTTGAAAACGCTTTCTGCACAATTAAGTGACAGCCTGTACATCGTGATGCGTGTCTATTTTGAAAAGCCGAGAACCACTGTCGGTTGGAAAGGTTTAATCAATGATCCGGCAATGGACGGCTCTTTTGATGTGGAAAGAGGGTTACATATTGCACGTCAATTATTGCTGGATTTAGTCGGCATGGGTCTGCCTCTGGCAACTGAAGCGCTGGATCCGAATAGCCCACAATACTTAGGCGATTTATTCAGTTGGTCAGCTATTGGTGCGCGCACCACTGAATCGCAAACTCACCGTGAAATGGCTTCGGGTTTGTCGATGCCTGTTGGGTTTAAGAATGGTACTGACGGCAGTTTGGGCACGGCTATTAATGCCATGCGTGCCGCCGCTATGCCACACCGTTTCATGGGGATTAACCAGTCGGGCCAGGTTTGCTTATTACAAACACAGGGAAATCCACACGGTCATGTAATTTTGCGCGGCGGTAAAACACCTAATTACAGTGCGCAAGATGTCGCGCAGTGTGAAAAACAGATGCAGGATGCGGGACTCATTCCATCCTTAATGATAGATTGCAGTCATGGTAATTCGAATAAAGACTACCGTCGTCAGACTGCGGTCGCTGAATCTGTGGTTGAACAGATCAAGGCTGGCAATCGTTCTATCACTGGTGTGATGCTGGAAAGTAACATTCATGAGGGTAATCAATCTTCTGAGCAACCACGCGCTGATATGCGCTACGGTGTTTCAGTGACCGATGCCTGTATTGATTGGGACAGTACCGAAACCCTGTTACGAGGCATGCACCAGGAATTACGTTCAGCGCTGGCGGCACGGACTGCAGAGGAAAAGTAAGTATGGTGGCTGAACTGACCGCTTTACGTGATCAAATTGATGAAGTCGATAAAGCACTATTGGATTTGCTGGCAAAGCGCCTGCATTTAGTCGCAGAAGTAGGTGAAGTTAAAAGCCGTTATGGCTTGCCTATTTATGTTCCAGACCGTGAGGCGGCGATGTTGGCCTCACGCCGACAGGAAGCCGAGGCTTTAGGTGTTCCACCTGATTTGATTGAAGACGTATTGCGTCGGATAATGCGAGAGTCTTATACCAGCGAGAATGACAAGGGGTTTAAGACACTATGCCCGCAGCTGCGTCCGGTGGTTATCATCGGTGGAGAGGGGCAGATGGGGCGCTTATTTAGTCGGATGCTCACACTGTCCGGTTATCAGGTAAAAACACTTGAGCAACAGGACTGGGCACAGGCTGAATCTATTCTGGCAGATGCCGGGATGGTGATTGTCAGTGTGCCCATCCATATCACTGAAGAAGTGATAGCCCGATTACCAAAATTGCCGTCAGATTGCATTTTATTGGATCTTGCTTCAGTCAAAAATAAGCCGCTGCAAGCTATGCTCGCCGTTCATGAAGGGCCGGTGGTGGGATTGCACCCAATGTTTGGGCCTGATGTAGGCAGTTTGGCCAAGCAGGTTGTAGTGTATTGCGATGGACGTGACCCTGAAGCCTATCAGTGGTTGCTAGAGCAGTTGCAGGTGTGGGGCGCGAGATTACATCGTATTAGTGCGGTTGAGCATGACCAGAATATGGCGTTCATCCAAGCATTGCGCCATTTTGCGACCTTTGCCTATGGGCTACATTTAGCAGAAGAAAATGTACAGCTTGAACAGCTATTGGCGCTCTCTTCACCCATTTATCGGCTGGAACTAGCAATGGTAGGGCGACTATTTGCCCAAGATCCACAGCTTTACGCCGACATTATTATGTCATCGGAAGATAATCTGGCGCTGATTAAACGCTATTACAAACGTTTTGGTGAGGCGATCACCTTGCTTGAGCAAAGTGACAAACAAGCCTTCGTGCAAAGTTTCCAGAAAGTTGAGCATTGGTTTGGGGATTATGCGGAGCGCTTCTTGGTGGAGAGCCGTTCATTATTGCGTCAGGCGAACGATAACCGCCAGTAAATCGAATCTATCACTTGCCTGTTTCAAAAAGTCATCCCGACAGTATCGGGGTGACTTTTTGCTATTTAAACCCGTCATACTTCAAGCTGCATGTGCGTTGGCTACGCTCGTTACTCGGCCCGTCCATGGGCCTCGCCTCTGCGAGGCCGCTGCAAACAGCGTTCAAATCGGTTCCCGACCGATTTGTCACCCGAATCACTTACTTATGTAAGCTCATCGGGATTAATGAGCCTCATCCTTGAGGCTCACCCTGCGGGCTAGCATAAATGCTGTTCAAATCGGTTCCCAACCGATTTGTCATTCGCTTGCCGCCTTCCTGCAACTCGAATTATTTAGGGTATAAGGAGGGGAGAAGGGGGTTAACTCGGATTGACCGGAACCACGTTTTCACTTGGGTAGCAGCCTAATACTTTTAATGACCGAGTTATCGGCGTCAGATCCGCCAGCGCTTTTTGCATAGATTCAGAACGCAAGTTAGCCTGTACATCGATATAAAACATCTCTTCCCACGGATTGCCATTTATTGGCCGTGATTCAAGCTTCGTCATGATGATACCGTGATCTCTCAGTACCAGTAGCGCTTCAACCAATGCCCCTGATTGTTGCCCTGTCGCCATAATTAAGGTGGTTTTTGCCGGGAGCTGGTCAGAAACATCAATAGCTTTACGGGCAAGAATAATAAAGCGAGTGATGTTCTGCTGCTGATTCGCCAGATTGTGTTCCAACACCTGCAAATTATAAAGCGCACCACCGGCTTCACTTCCTAGTGCCGCTGCATGTGGTGAGTTCAATTGCGCCACTTTTTCCATTGCCGCAGCCGTGCTTTCGCAATACTCGATTTTCCAATGGGGAAAACGGTTTATGAACTGGCTACATTGCTGGAAAGGTTGAGGATGGCTGTAGACGGTTTTAATTTGACTCAGATCTGTTTCAGTCGCGACCAGAACACAGTGATCGATAGGATTAGTTATTTCCCCGACAATCGATAAACTGGTGTGTTGCAGCAAGTCATATACATCATTGATGGAACCTGAGCTGGTGTTCTCTATCGGCAATACGGCGTAATCCGCCTGGCCGGTTTCTACTTGAGTAAAGATATCCTGGAATTTTTGGCAACCACACTCAATCAATTGTTCAAAGTGACGAGCTGCATATTGGCGCGCTGCCAGATGTGAGTAAGAGCCTTTTGGACCAAGGAAGGCGATACGGGCTGAGTGCTGGGCGGTTTGATTTAGCTGGTGTTGTAACAGTGCCTGCTGAGTCAATACTGAATCTTCAATAATCAGCTGGAACAGGCGAGTGATATAGAAGCCATCAAGATCATAAGGTTTGGCGGCGGTAATGAGCGCATCCAGCAAATTACGCTCACGTTCTTTATCGCGGATCGGGCGGTGATGAAGTTGTTTGGCTTTAGCCACATCTACCGCTAATTCACGCCGTTCTGCCAGCAATGCCAGTAGTTTTAAGTCTAGTGCGCTGATGCGTTCACGTAGCACCAGTAATGGATTATCGGTCATAGGGATTTGCCTTATTATTTTTTCTAAATGATTACACCCTAAATAATTCGAGTTGCAGGAAGGCGGTAACTAAGCGAATCCCCAAAAGCTTACATAAGTAAGTGACTGGAGAAGCGAAGGAAGCCAACGCACATGCAGCTTGAAGTATGACGGGTATTTATGCATAAAAAAAGCCTCCCGACGTGGGAGGCTTTGTTGTTCGTCTTCGCATTCTTTATCACACGACGAAACGCCTCCCAATCAGGGGAAGGTAAAAAAGAATGCGAAGAAAAACACTTTATTAATCATTGTTGCTGGCTACCTGTTTTAATTCTGAGTGAGACAATATGTAATAGCTAAAATAATCAGACTCTAAATTAACCGCCAGTCTGAATTGCTGTCAATAAAAAACGCGCTCGAAAGCGCGTTAGATCCGAAATGAGATGGATTATGCCGGCTATTGTTCTTGCTCGGATTCTTCTTCCTCTACATCTACTGACTCCAGATTAGCTTCTTTAACACTGCTTGCTGCGCGACGAGCCTCACCTTTGTGTTGCACTTTATTTAATTGGCGTTCTAGTTTGGTGATCAGTTCATTAATTGCAGCATACATATCATCATGTTTGGCACTGGCAACCAAGGGGCCCATCGGTGTACTGATTGTGGCGTCTGCAACAAATCCTTGCGGATCTTTAGACAGTACAATATGTGGGTTTATCAACTGGGCCTGCCATTTATCCAGTTTGGTGAGACGGTCTTCGACATGTTTACGGATTGCTGGGGTAATATCCATTTGTTTACTGGTGATGTTGACTGTCATATGACTTACCTCTCTGTCTACTCCATCTTGGATAACTTCAGCATACCTCGCTTTTTACCAAAATGTATGATCAAGATCACTAATTTTTGTCACTTTTTGCAAAGGTCGTGGGAACTGTGATTTAACGTCAGTAATAGGCGCAGAGGGCTTGAATCATTGATCAGAATGCCGCATTATCGATAAGTTATGTCGCATGGATATAGTCAAAAACGGCATTATTTTTACGATTTAAGTAGGATCTCAGCGCGATAGTCTGTGGGCATGAATCTCTGCGGTTTGTGGCTATCAAGACGGAATTGAAAGCGGCAGCCTAAGCTGCCGTTTGTTATTTTATCATTCCAGACTTATTTTGTCGCGACAGACTATATCAGGCTGGGTTCGCTGCTATTATCTTGGCAACTTTGTCTGCCTGAGCATTCAGTTGCAATTGTTTATAAGCATTTTCCATCAACGGCAGCGCATCGCGAGTTGCTTGAGTATCAGGATAATCTCTCAACATTTGTTCAACACGGTTAACTACCGCGACGTAAGCGCCTCGTTTAGTGTAATATTGCGCCACGGCCAGTTCATGCTTGGCCAGACGATTTTTCAGGAACATCAGGCGTTTTTGCGCGTCAGTTGCGTATTGGCTGTTTGGATAGCTTTGAATCAACTGGTTAAAATCGCGGAATGCGGCCTTAGCGTGTTGCGGATCGCGGTCTGAACGATCAATCCCGAAGAAGCCTTGCAATGCGCTGTCATCCAGAGCCATGTCAGTCAAACCACGCATATATAATACGTAATCGATGTTAGGATGTGTGGGATTGAGGCGCATAAAGCGATCGATTGAGGCTTGCGCCAACGGGAGATCAGCAGATTTATAATACGCATAAATCAAATCAAGCTGAACTTGTTGGGAGTAAGGCCCGAAAGGATAGCGGTTATCTAACGCTTCTAGTTGCGTAATGGCTCCCTTAAAGTTACCGTCCTGCAGTTTTTGCTGAGCGGTAGCATAGAGCTCAGAAGGCGGGTTATCGGGAACCACGTCCTTGTTACTGGAGCAACCGGTCAGCACCAGGCTCAACGTGGCGGCAGCCACCAGATATTTCATACGCGTCATGACGTTTTGATTATCCTCGAAGTGTTATTCCGGGAGACTGTCCGTTAAGCTCCCGACAAAGATCTAGATACAATAGCACATTATATTAAACGGCATCGCCGTCAAAACCCAACGTTAACGAACAAGAAGCTGCATATGGCACAACAAGTACAACTCAGCGCAACGGTGGCCGAATCACAACTCGGTCAACGGTTAGATCAGGCTTTGGCCGAATTGTTCCCTGATTATTCAAGATCTCGCATAAAAGAATGGATCTTGGAAGACAAGGTGACTGTAAACGGTAAAACAATTAACAAGCCTAAAGAAAAAGTGTTGGGTGGTGAGCTCGTCGCAATTGACGCGCAAATTGAGGAAGATGCCCGCTGGGCGCCTCAAGAAATCCCACTGGATATCGTCTATGAAGATAACGATATTCTCGTTATTAATAAACCCCGTGGCTTAGTCGTGCACCCTGGCGCCGGTAATCCAGACGGCACCGTTCTGAATGCATTGCTCTATTATTATCCAGAAATCATGGATGTCCCACGCGCGGGTATCGTACATCGCCTGGATAAAGACACCACTGGTTTGATGGTGGTGGCGAAAACTGTTCCGGCACAAACTCGTTTGGTGGAAGCGCTGCAAGCGCGTGAAATTACCCGTGAATACGAAGCGGTGGCAATCGGCAATATGACAGCTGGTGGCAGAGTTGACGAGCCTATTTCTCGTCACTCTACCAAGCGGACACATATGGCTGTGCATCCGATGGGTAAACCGGCGACCACGCATTATCGTATTATGGAGCATTTCCGTGCTCATACTCGTTTGCGCTTGCGTTTAGAAACGGGCCGTACACACCAGATCCGTGTGCATATGTCTCATATCAACCATCCGCTGGTAGGTGATCAGCTGTATGGCGGCCGTCCACGTCCACCGCGCGGTGCCTCTGATTCCTTTATTGCTATTCTGCGCGGCTTTGACCGCCAGGCGCTGCATGCAACTATGCTGCGTTTGTATCATCCAATCAGTGGCATTCAAATGGAATGGCATGCGGCATTACCAGAAGATATGGTTGAGCTGATTAATGCGCTGAAAGCCGATACTGAAGAATTCAAAGATCAGATGGATTGGTAATGAACAAGCTGATACTTCCCGACTGGCCGATGCCTGCCACTGTGAAGGCATGTAGCACCACCCGTCATGGTGGTATCAGCGAATTCCCTTATGATTCATTAAACCTTGGCACCCATGTCGGGGATATTGCCGCTAGTGTGGTTGCAAATCGCCAATCTTTAGTGGAGCAAGCAGGATTGCCGCAAATGCCTGTTTGGCTCGAACAGGTGCACGGCACTCGTGTCCTGCATCTGGACGGCAAGACTATTTCTGATGTACAGGCCGATGCGGTATATAGCCGAGTTGCTGGGCAAGTTTGTGCGGTAATGACTGCAGATTGCCTGCCTGTGCTGTTTTGCTGTTTAGCCGGTGATGAAGTAGCTGCCGCCCATGCGGGCTGGCGTGGGCTTTGCGCTGGCGTTCTGGAACAAACGCTCACTCAGTTCAATGCCAATCCTGCTTCTATCATGGCGTGGTTAGGCCCGGCAATTGGCCCGCAGCAGTTTGAAGTGGGTGAAGAGGTTAAACAGGCATTTATCCAAATCGACGGACAATTCGCGACTGCGTTCACACCTTCCGGCTCTAAATATCTTGCCGACATCTATTTATTAGCTCGATTGCGGCTACAGGCCGTAGGTATTCACGCTATATATGGCGGTGATCGCTGCACAGTGACTGAAAAACAACATTTTTTCTCTTATCGGCGTGATGGAATCACTGGACGTATGGCAAGTTTAATCTGGCTGATATAACCTATTGAATTAGGACGATCCGCTGGCGCATGACGTTGTACTTTAAATATAGTGTCGAAATAACCTTGAAAATTTGAGGGATGACCTCATCTAATCTCCAGTAGCAATTTTGACCAATATTGGAGGTGTTATGCGTCTGGATCGTCTTACTAGCAAATTCCAGCTTGCCCTCGCCGATGCCCAATCTTTAGCTCTTGGGCGCGACAACCAATTTATTGAACCGTTACATTTGATGAGCGCACTGCTCAATCAGGATGGGGGGACGGTTCGCCCATTGTTGACCTCGGCGGGTATTAATGTCGCCAGTTTGCGCAGCGACATTGAGCAAGCATTAGGTCGTCTTCCACAAGTTGAAGGGACTGGCGGTGATGTTCAGCCATCAAATGAGCTAGTCCGTGTATTGAATCTTTGCGACAAATTAGCGCAAAAACGTGCAGATAAATTTATTTCGTCAGAACTGTTTGTTCTGGCCGTACTTGAAGATCGCGGTACTTTAACTGACATGTTAAAGGCAGCCGGAGCAACAAAAGATAAAATAAATAAGGCAATCGAAGATATGCGTGGTGGTGACAAAGTTGATGACCAAGGTGCTGAAGACCAGCGTCAGGCATTGAAAAAATTCACTATCGACCTGACTGAGCGGGCGGAGCAAGGCAAGCTCGATCCGGTTATTGGCCGTGACGAAGAGATTCGCCGTACTATTCAG
The sequence above is drawn from the Yersinia enterocolitica subsp. enterocolitica genome and encodes:
- the rluD gene encoding 23S rRNA pseudouridine(1911/1915/1917) synthase RluD, which produces MAQQVQLSATVAESQLGQRLDQALAELFPDYSRSRIKEWILEDKVTVNGKTINKPKEKVLGGELVAIDAQIEEDARWAPQEIPLDIVYEDNDILVINKPRGLVVHPGAGNPDGTVLNALLYYYPEIMDVPRAGIVHRLDKDTTGLMVVAKTVPAQTRLVEALQAREITREYEAVAIGNMTAGGRVDEPISRHSTKRTHMAVHPMGKPATTHYRIMEHFRAHTRLRLRLETGRTHQIRVHMSHINHPLVGDQLYGGRPRPPRGASDSFIAILRGFDRQALHATMLRLYHPISGIQMEWHAALPEDMVELINALKADTEEFKDQMDW
- the yfiH gene encoding purine nucleoside phosphorylase YfiH, which codes for MNKLILPDWPMPATVKACSTTRHGGISEFPYDSLNLGTHVGDIAASVVANRQSLVEQAGLPQMPVWLEQVHGTRVLHLDGKTISDVQADAVYSRVAGQVCAVMTADCLPVLFCCLAGDEVAAAHAGWRGLCAGVLEQTLTQFNANPASIMAWLGPAIGPQQFEVGEEVKQAFIQIDGQFATAFTPSGSKYLADIYLLARLRLQAVGIHAIYGGDRCTVTEKQHFFSYRRDGITGRMASLIWLI